The following coding sequences lie in one Rutidosis leptorrhynchoides isolate AG116_Rl617_1_P2 chromosome 4, CSIRO_AGI_Rlap_v1, whole genome shotgun sequence genomic window:
- the LOC139840034 gene encoding phosphoserine aminotransferase 2, chloroplastic-like, protein MAMSATNTPQTLLLKNTNIFKPSITTTTTTLPISRVTTRKPLSITCSVSAATAAVAPPTSDRVFNFAAGPATLPEIVLRKAESELYNWRGAGMSVMEMSHRGKEFLSIIQKAESDLRKLLTISDDYVVLFLQGGATTQFAGIPLNICKPTDPVDYIVTGSWGDKAYKEATKYCKPNVIWSGKSDKYTTIPKFENLEQNMQARYLHICANETIHGVEFKDYPTPNNKDGLLIADMSSNFCSKPVDVSKFGVIYAGAQKNVGPSGVTIVIIRKDLIGNAQEITPVMLDYKIHADNDSLYNTPPCYGIYMCGLVFEDLLAQGGLVEVEKKNVKKAQILYDAIDGSGGFYRCPVEKSVRSLMNVPFTLEKSELEAEFVKEAAAEKMVQLKGHRSVGGMRASIYNAMPLAGVEKLVEFMKKFQAKHG, encoded by the coding sequence ATGGCAATGTCAGCCACCAACACCCCACAAACCCTCCTCCTCAAAAACACTAACATCTTCAAACCCTCAATAACTACCACAACCACCACCCTCCCAATCTCACGCGTCACCACCAGAAAACCCCTCTCAATCACATGCTCTGTTTCCGCCGCCACCGCCGCCGTCGCCCCACCCACCTCCGACCGCGTTTTCAATTTCGCCGCCGGTCCCGCCACCCTCCCGGAAATCGTCCTCCGTAAAGCCGAATCTGAGCTCTACAACTGGCGTGGGGCCGGCATGAGTGTCATGGAAATGAGTCATAGAGGAAAAGAATTCCTTTCAATTATTCAAAAAGCTGAATCAGATCTGAGAAAACTTCTAACCATCTCCGATGATTACGTCGTTTTGTTTCTTCAAGGCGGCGCCACCACCCAGTTCGCCGGAATCCCATTAAATATTTGTAAACCTACCGATCCGGTTGATTATATTGTTACTGGATCATGGGGTGATAAAGCTTATAAAGAAGCAACTAAATACTGTAAACCTAATGTGATTTGGTCAGGTAAATCTGATAAATACACAACGATTCCAAAATTTGAAAACTTGGAACAAAATATGCAGGCAAGGTATTTGCATATATGCGCCAATGAAACTATTCATGGTGTTGAGTTTAAAGATTACCCAACACCTAATAACAAAGATGGGTTGTTGATTGCTGACATGTCATCCAATTTTTGTTCGAAACCGGTTGATGTGTCGAAATTTGGGGTTATTTATGCAGGGGCTCAAAAGAATGTTGGCCCATCTGGTGTTACAATTGTGATTATTAGAAAAGATTTGATTGGTAATGCACAAGAGATTACACCTGTGATGTTGGATTATAAGATACATGCTGATAATGATTCTTTATATAATACACCACCATGTTATGGGATTTATATGTGTGGGTTAGTTTTTGAGGATTTGTTAGCACAAGGTGGGTTAGTTGAGGTTGAGAAGAAGAATGTGAAAAAAGCACAGATTTTGTATGATGCAATTGATGGTAGTGGAGGGTTTTATAGGTGTCCCGTTGAGAAATCGGTTAGATCGTTGATGAACGTGCCGTTTACGCTCGAGAAATCGGAGTTGGAAGCGGAGTTTGTGAAGGAAGCTGCGGCTGAAAAGATGGTTCAATTGAAGGGGCATAGATCGGTTGGTGGAATGCGCGCTTCGATTTATAATGCTATGCCATTGGCTGGTGTTGAGAAGTTGGTTGAGTTCATGAAGAAGTTTCAAGCTAAACATGGTTAG